A portion of the Sphingobacterium spiritivorum genome contains these proteins:
- a CDS encoding multicopper oxidase family protein, translating to MNRYKKIPIRILQTVLMLLCTQTLFAQRVVHYELYVKDTLVNYAGKQKRAIAVNGQIPMPTLTFTEGDTAEIVVHNQLKESTSLHWHGVFLPNKEDGVPWLTQKPIAPGTTYTYRFPIIQHGTHWYHSHSGLQEQIGMYGSFIMKKRGDDKTFRKGIDDLPTVPIILSEWTNLNPDNINRMLHNANDWAAIKKGATQSYVEAIKEGKLGVKVKNEWKRMLAMDVSDVYYDKILINGSHSTDLKTIGGKKLKAGDKVRLRVSNGGASSYFWLRYAGGKITVVANDGNDVEPVEVDRLIIAVSETYDIVVTIPQDGLAYEFLATTEDRTQSASYFIGDGVKQLISPLPRLKYFEGMKMMNDMMKMNGDLDDMGMKMSLNQMDMNVVMYPEITGDAAKKSDHSKHEGMNMDDDPNRYNANALGDIKTLNYAMLQSPYNTSLPKDAPVKELKFTLTGNMNRYVWSMDNKILSETDKIPVKKGEILRITIYNNSMMRHPMHLHGFDFRVINGKGEKSPLKNVLDIMPMETDTIEFLANEEGDWFFHCHILYHMMAGMNRVFEVGDYNNPYLPDKAKAYKELQRESNMPHFMAQNDFATNGNDGEAMLMNARYQLGTEWRLGYNSMHGYEVETHLGRYIGKMQWFMPFVGFDFRYRKMGEDEHEKNIFGQTNKKDTRKAFSLGFMYTLPMLVNFQAEVYHDGIVRLQLMREDIPISKRLRGGFMVNTDLEYMGELRYIINKNIGIRTHYDSDMGFGVGLALTY from the coding sequence ATGAACAGATATAAAAAAATACCCATAAGAATATTGCAAACAGTGCTGATGCTGCTTTGCACGCAAACGCTGTTTGCACAGAGAGTAGTGCATTACGAGCTGTATGTAAAAGATACACTTGTCAACTATGCAGGTAAGCAAAAAAGGGCGATTGCCGTAAACGGGCAAATCCCCATGCCCACCCTTACCTTTACCGAGGGCGACACTGCCGAAATAGTGGTGCACAACCAATTGAAAGAAAGCACATCACTGCACTGGCATGGTGTGTTCCTGCCCAATAAAGAAGACGGTGTGCCCTGGCTTACGCAAAAGCCCATCGCACCGGGTACAACCTACACCTACCGTTTTCCGATTATCCAGCATGGCACGCACTGGTATCATTCGCACTCAGGCTTGCAGGAGCAGATAGGCATGTACGGTAGTTTTATCATGAAAAAAAGAGGCGACGATAAAACCTTTAGAAAAGGAATTGACGATTTGCCGACCGTCCCGATTATATTAAGTGAGTGGACAAATCTTAACCCGGATAACATCAACCGTATGCTACACAATGCAAATGATTGGGCGGCCATTAAGAAAGGTGCTACGCAATCGTACGTTGAAGCTATTAAGGAGGGAAAATTAGGCGTAAAGGTAAAAAATGAGTGGAAACGGATGCTGGCGATGGATGTCAGTGATGTTTACTATGATAAAATCCTAATAAATGGTAGCCATAGCACCGATTTGAAAACAATTGGTGGTAAAAAGCTAAAAGCAGGTGACAAAGTCAGATTACGCGTTTCCAATGGCGGGGCGTCTTCGTATTTCTGGCTAAGATATGCTGGAGGGAAAATTACAGTAGTAGCGAATGATGGAAATGATGTTGAGCCTGTAGAAGTGGATAGATTAATCATTGCAGTTTCTGAAACTTACGATATTGTAGTGACTATCCCTCAAGATGGGTTAGCATATGAGTTTTTAGCAACAACCGAGGACAGAACACAATCAGCAAGCTACTTTATAGGTGATGGGGTCAAACAGCTTATTTCCCCGCTCCCACGATTGAAGTATTTCGAGGGGATGAAGATGATGAACGATATGATGAAAATGAATGGCGATTTGGACGATATGGGCATGAAGATGAGCCTGAACCAAATGGACATGAATGTAGTGATGTATCCCGAAATTACCGGAGATGCAGCAAAGAAATCAGACCACAGCAAGCATGAAGGTATGAACATGGATGACGACCCTAACCGTTACAACGCTAATGCCTTGGGAGACATCAAAACATTAAATTATGCTATGTTGCAATCGCCTTACAACACCTCCCTTCCAAAAGATGCGCCTGTAAAAGAGTTGAAGTTCACACTTACTGGCAACATGAACCGCTATGTATGGAGCATGGATAATAAAATACTTTCGGAAACGGACAAAATACCTGTAAAAAAAGGAGAAATCCTACGGATTACCATTTATAATAATTCGATGATGCGGCATCCTATGCATCTTCACGGATTTGATTTTAGGGTGATAAACGGAAAAGGCGAAAAATCGCCGCTTAAAAATGTGTTGGATATCATGCCTATGGAAACGGATACCATTGAGTTTTTAGCAAATGAGGAAGGTGATTGGTTCTTTCATTGCCATATATTATATCACATGATGGCGGGAATGAACAGGGTGTTTGAAGTTGGAGACTACAATAACCCCTATTTACCTGACAAGGCAAAAGCCTATAAAGAATTGCAAAGAGAAAGTAATATGCCCCATTTTATGGCACAAAACGATTTTGCAACCAATGGTAATGATGGAGAAGCTATGCTAATGAATGCACGCTATCAATTAGGAACAGAATGGCGCTTAGGCTATAATAGTATGCACGGGTATGAAGTAGAAACTCACTTAGGTAGATACATTGGAAAGATGCAATGGTTCATGCCCTTTGTAGGTTTTGATTTTCGTTACCGGAAAATGGGAGAAGATGAGCACGAAAAGAACATATTTGGACAAACCAACAAGAAAGACACCCGCAAGGCGTTCAGTTTAGGGTTTATGTATACGTTACCTATGCTGGTCAATTTCCAGGCAGAAGTATATCACGATGGAATTGTAAGATTGCAGTTAATGCGCGAAGATATTCCAATTTCAAAAAGATTAAGAGGTGGCTTCATGGTAAATACCGACTTAGAATATATGGGGGAGCTTAGGTATATCATCAATAAAAATATAGGTATACGTACCCACTATGATAGTGATATGGGATTTGGTGTAGGGCTTGCATTGACATATTAA
- a CDS encoding helix-turn-helix domain-containing protein, whose translation MQEEDKVHVLETLEENHQGRNAQRIRIYLGIKQEVLANELGMSQPQISAIEREAVLEPEMLERFAFALGVTPDLIKKFDVERAIYNINSYKDSTVQHGENSTQNINPLDKVVELYERLLQSEREKLELFINQKNHS comes from the coding sequence ATGCAAGAGGAAGACAAAGTACACGTTTTGGAAACGCTGGAAGAAAACCATCAGGGCAGAAATGCGCAGCGTATCCGTATTTACTTGGGCATTAAGCAAGAAGTGCTTGCTAATGAATTGGGTATGAGCCAGCCACAAATTTCTGCCATAGAACGGGAAGCTGTTTTAGAGCCGGAAATGTTGGAACGATTTGCTTTTGCATTAGGCGTAACCCCTGACCTCATTAAGAAATTTGATGTGGAACGAGCTATTTATAATATCAACAGTTATAAAGATAGTACTGTTCAACATGGTGAGAATAGTACGCAGAATATTAATCCGTTAGATAAAGTAGTCGAGTTATACGAACGGTTGTTGCAAAGTGAGCGGGAGAAACTGGAATTATTTATAAACCAAAAAAATCATTCGTAA
- a CDS encoding RteC domain-containing protein, translating into MDKFYNETYLKLETEIQELEIENDNPVQRTEAIIYRIVECLSEIKDYVLKRGFTNVDEEIRFFKYQKPVIVSKLIYYNAIYKIETRKPYGAKRIRKYLKKELKKLKRFFDNNIDFYKYYRSNNSFLDEKMFVRGKHDIKLWLDTYYFQSDQSFSTSHDYKVAKIMANDLIQVYLEDQLYCTYKRLFIKRTAISGLNWTGSKAALTELIYSLYYQSVLDNGNTDIRLIAEYFENAFNIDLGNFYHTYLEIRNRKRNRTKFLDALRDNLIKKMDEQEEK; encoded by the coding sequence ATGGATAAATTTTACAATGAAACATATCTTAAATTGGAAACAGAAATCCAAGAACTGGAGATTGAAAACGATAACCCGGTACAACGGACAGAAGCCATTATATACCGGATTGTGGAATGTCTGTCCGAAATTAAAGATTATGTTTTGAAACGAGGATTTACAAATGTTGATGAAGAAATCCGATTTTTTAAATATCAAAAGCCAGTCATTGTTTCAAAATTGATTTATTATAATGCCATTTACAAAATCGAGACGAGGAAGCCCTACGGGGCTAAGCGCATTAGAAAATATCTTAAAAAAGAATTGAAGAAGCTAAAAAGGTTTTTCGACAATAACATTGATTTTTATAAATATTACCGAAGCAACAACTCGTTTCTTGACGAGAAAATGTTTGTTCGGGGCAAGCACGATATAAAACTGTGGCTGGATACCTATTATTTTCAGTCCGACCAATCTTTTTCTACTTCCCACGATTATAAGGTAGCCAAGATAATGGCGAATGATTTGATACAGGTGTATCTCGAAGACCAGCTTTACTGCACCTACAAGCGTTTGTTTATAAAACGCACTGCTATTTCGGGGCTGAACTGGACAGGTAGTAAAGCTGCTTTGACAGAACTCATTTACTCCCTATACTACCAAAGCGTTCTCGATAATGGCAATACGGATATTAGGTTGATAGCGGAATATTTTGAAAATGCCTTTAATATTGATTTGGGAAACTTTTACCATACCTATCTCGAAATACGCAACCGGAAACGAAACCGTACCAAATTCCTTGATGCACTGCGGGATAACCTTATTAAGAAAATGGATGAGCAGGAGGAAAAATAA
- a CDS encoding DUF305 domain-containing protein, giving the protein MENMQNSHHAGHSSEHGTHNTKHASAMYKRFAVMAVAMFAVMYFIMYAMIDGWQNLIPNINNLYMTLLMTSAMLLIELAIMKVMYPNRKMNWAIAIISVAVGIFSWFGIREQINVGDKQFAKGMIPHHAAAILMSEKAHLTDPELIELQKNILKTQAEEIELMKRKLKEFEESK; this is encoded by the coding sequence ATGGAAAATATGCAAAACAGTCACCATGCGGGTCATTCCTCGGAGCATGGCACGCACAATACAAAACATGCTTCGGCCATGTACAAACGCTTTGCGGTGATGGCTGTAGCCATGTTCGCAGTGATGTATTTTATCATGTACGCCATGATTGACGGGTGGCAGAACCTGATACCCAATATCAACAATTTGTACATGACCCTGCTGATGACCTCGGCAATGCTGCTTATCGAATTAGCGATAATGAAAGTAATGTACCCCAACAGGAAGATGAATTGGGCGATAGCCATCATCTCGGTTGCTGTTGGCATCTTTTCATGGTTTGGTATCAGGGAACAAATCAATGTCGGGGACAAGCAGTTTGCAAAGGGTATGATACCCCATCACGCAGCAGCCATATTGATGTCCGAAAAGGCACACCTGACCGACCCGGAACTGATAGAGCTGCAAAAAAATATACTTAAAACCCAAGCGGAAGAAATTGAACTAATGAAGCGCAAGCTAAAAGAGTTTGAAGAAAGTAAATAA
- a CDS encoding heavy-metal-associated domain-containing protein, giving the protein MENKQFQFKTNINCGGCIASVKPHLDKAEGICHWEVDTANKDKVLTVKSEGITEHEVISTVQKAGFKIEPLDA; this is encoded by the coding sequence ATGGAAAATAAACAATTTCAATTCAAGACGAACATCAATTGCGGCGGCTGTATCGCATCTGTAAAGCCGCACTTGGACAAGGCAGAGGGCATCTGCCATTGGGAAGTGGACACGGCCAACAAGGACAAAGTACTTACCGTGAAGTCCGAGGGCATTACCGAGCATGAAGTAATATCGACCGTGCAAAAGGCAGGCTTCAAAATAGAACCTTTGGATGCCTAA
- a CDS encoding helix-turn-helix domain-containing protein gives MEKEKETVYLEGKNHMGIKIGSARRLVGITQKDLAERMGVTKQAVSKLEQTENVDDERLEKVAIALGVSVEGLKKFDVGQVLYHTNNFYEKVEPTNGAMVGTVRIENNHQFSIEQATKLFEELLRMEREHFQKAKDKK, from the coding sequence ATGGAAAAAGAAAAAGAAACCGTGTATTTGGAGGGGAAAAACCACATGGGTATAAAAATTGGCAGTGCAAGGCGATTGGTAGGTATTACGCAAAAGGATTTGGCAGAGCGTATGGGTGTGACCAAGCAAGCTGTATCTAAATTGGAACAAACCGAGAACGTGGATGACGAACGATTGGAAAAAGTAGCTATTGCGCTTGGCGTAAGCGTAGAGGGTTTGAAGAAATTTGATGTGGGGCAGGTTCTTTACCATACTAATAATTTTTACGAAAAGGTTGAACCGACAAATGGTGCTATGGTTGGTACAGTAAGAATTGAAAATAATCATCAGTTTTCAATTGAGCAGGCAACCAAGCTGTTTGAAGAATTATTGAGAATGGAACGGGAACATTTTCAGAAAGCAAAAGATAAGAAATAA
- a CDS encoding DUF3347 domain-containing protein, with the protein MKSLSKIVMVIAVLLSSMNGFAQIKNAKTETVKIYGNCGMCKTTIEKAGNIKKVANVDWNKDTKMATLTYDSEKTNQDEILKRIALAGYDSEKFRAPDDVYAKLAECCQYDRPLKTIAQNKGAAMDMKVGHGNHNHGEMAAPANKDAAQNQSQLKAVFDNYFSVKDALIKTDEATASAKAAELAASLKAVDMNKLSAEEHTAWMKVMQDLTANAESISKSKDVAKQRSAFAALSGSIYILAKVSKQDTPVYYQHCPMYNGGKGANWLSKENAIKNPYYGSQMLTCGSTVETIK; encoded by the coding sequence ATGAAATCATTATCAAAAATAGTGATGGTAATCGCCGTATTACTATCCTCAATGAATGGTTTCGCACAAATCAAAAATGCGAAAACAGAAACCGTAAAGATTTACGGCAATTGTGGTATGTGTAAAACCACCATCGAAAAAGCAGGTAACATAAAAAAGGTAGCCAACGTGGACTGGAACAAAGATACCAAGATGGCTACGCTCACGTATGACAGCGAGAAAACAAATCAGGATGAAATCCTGAAACGTATCGCTTTGGCGGGTTATGATAGTGAGAAGTTCCGTGCGCCGGATGACGTATATGCGAAACTGGCTGAATGCTGCCAGTACGATAGACCTTTGAAGACAATTGCCCAAAACAAAGGGGCGGCAATGGACATGAAAGTCGGACATGGCAATCACAACCACGGTGAAATGGCAGCACCCGCTAACAAGGATGCAGCTCAAAATCAATCACAGCTAAAAGCTGTGTTTGACAACTACTTTTCAGTGAAAGATGCTTTGATAAAAACCGATGAGGCAACTGCATCTGCCAAAGCCGCTGAATTGGCTGCATCCCTTAAAGCAGTCGATATGAACAAGCTTTCGGCAGAGGAACATACGGCTTGGATGAAAGTAATGCAGGACTTGACAGCTAATGCGGAAAGCATTTCAAAATCAAAAGACGTTGCAAAACAAAGAAGTGCTTTTGCGGCACTTTCGGGAAGCATCTACATACTGGCTAAAGTGTCTAAACAGGATACACCAGTTTATTACCAGCACTGTCCTATGTACAATGGAGGTAAGGGGGCCAATTGGCTAAGTAAAGAGAATGCCATTAAAAACCCATATTACGGCTCACAGATGCTTACCTGCGGCAGTACGGTCGAAACCATTAAATAA
- a CDS encoding heavy metal translocating P-type ATPase, with translation MKKYTCPMHPQVLKDEPGKCPLCGMALVPGGGTSASHEHTPEHEHSGHSQHGHDDENFDKHEGHNTGDFLTRFWISLVITIPILLLSHMIQQWLGFSLAFNGDKYVLLALGTVIYCYGGLPFLKGMIGEVKAKAIGMMTLVAIAISVAYVYSVAVVFGLQGMDFFWELATLIDIMLLGHWLEMRSQMAASRALQSLVALLPNDVTVERGGEAVKIKLEDLQSGETAIIKPGEKIPADGLVLEGLSYINESMLTGESVPVKKEKDGKVIAGSINGDGALKVKVTAVGKDSYLNRVINLVQEAQATKSNTQNLADKVAKWLTFIAIAVGIGTFAYWYASSGDIAFALERMVTVMVTACPHALGVAIPLVVAISTTLSATNGLLIRNRTAFETTRKLSTVIFDKTGTLTKGSHAVEKVIPLTDEYNADEVIQYAAAVQQNSEHHIAKGIMATLKEKSLALWKSENFSYMQGIGVKGVVNGKNVVAGGPNYFTENHLSLPEIPSEINQEAETVNFVLIDDRVIGIITLADSIREGSAQAIEELKKMGIKSFLLTGDNDRIAAAVAGKLGMDGYLANVLPHNKQEKVKEFQAKGEIVAMTGDGVNDAPALAQADVGIAVGSGTDVAAETADIILVDSDPRDVVKLIDFGKLTYKKMVQNLIWAVGYNVVAIPLAAGVLYPNFVLSPAMGAVLMSVSTIVVAINASFLKIKK, from the coding sequence ATGAAAAAATACACGTGTCCCATGCACCCGCAGGTGCTAAAAGACGAACCGGGCAAATGCCCTCTTTGTGGCATGGCATTGGTTCCCGGTGGCGGTACGTCAGCTTCTCATGAACACACGCCAGAACATGAGCATTCCGGGCATTCTCAACATGGCCATGATGACGAAAACTTTGATAAACATGAGGGGCATAATACAGGCGATTTCCTCACACGTTTTTGGATAAGCCTTGTCATTACAATCCCTATCCTGCTCCTGTCGCACATGATACAGCAATGGTTGGGTTTCTCCCTTGCTTTCAATGGCGATAAATATGTGCTGTTGGCATTGGGTACGGTGATTTATTGCTATGGAGGCTTACCGTTCCTAAAGGGAATGATTGGCGAGGTGAAAGCCAAAGCCATAGGGATGATGACACTTGTTGCCATTGCCATATCCGTAGCCTATGTTTATTCCGTAGCCGTTGTATTTGGCTTGCAGGGTATGGACTTCTTTTGGGAACTGGCAACCCTAATTGACATCATGCTGTTAGGGCATTGGCTGGAAATGCGTTCCCAAATGGCTGCTTCACGGGCATTACAGTCATTGGTGGCTTTGCTGCCCAACGATGTTACCGTGGAACGTGGCGGAGAAGCTGTAAAGATAAAGCTCGAAGACCTGCAAAGCGGTGAAACGGCTATCATAAAACCGGGAGAAAAAATTCCAGCCGATGGATTGGTACTGGAGGGGCTTTCGTATATCAACGAGAGTATGCTTACCGGGGAAAGTGTTCCCGTAAAAAAGGAAAAGGACGGAAAGGTCATCGCAGGCTCTATCAATGGCGATGGTGCGCTGAAAGTTAAGGTAACAGCCGTGGGAAAAGACAGCTACCTGAACAGGGTTATCAATCTTGTGCAGGAAGCGCAGGCTACTAAGTCTAATACACAGAACCTTGCGGACAAAGTTGCCAAATGGCTCACCTTTATTGCCATTGCCGTGGGCATAGGCACATTTGCCTATTGGTATGCAAGCAGTGGAGATATTGCCTTTGCGCTTGAAAGAATGGTGACGGTAATGGTAACGGCCTGCCCGCACGCATTGGGCGTGGCTATCCCGTTGGTGGTCGCCATTTCCACAACGCTTTCGGCGACCAATGGCCTGCTCATCCGCAACCGTACGGCATTTGAAACCACCCGAAAACTTTCCACCGTCATTTTTGATAAGACCGGAACGCTCACCAAAGGTTCCCATGCCGTAGAAAAGGTTATACCGTTAACAGACGAATATAATGCCGATGAGGTTATCCAGTATGCTGCCGCAGTACAGCAAAATTCGGAACACCATATCGCCAAAGGCATTATGGCTACATTGAAAGAAAAGAGCCTTGCCTTATGGAAGTCTGAAAACTTCAGCTATATGCAGGGCATAGGTGTTAAAGGTGTTGTGAACGGGAAAAATGTCGTAGCTGGCGGCCCGAATTATTTCACCGAAAACCACCTTTCCCTGCCGGAAATACCAAGCGAAATCAATCAGGAAGCCGAAACGGTCAACTTTGTCCTCATTGATGACCGGGTAATCGGCATCATTACTTTGGCAGACAGCATCCGTGAGGGGTCGGCACAGGCGATTGAGGAACTCAAAAAAATGGGCATCAAGTCCTTTCTGCTCACCGGGGACAACGACAGGATTGCTGCTGCCGTAGCCGGAAAATTGGGTATGGACGGGTATTTGGCTAATGTGCTTCCGCACAACAAGCAGGAGAAAGTAAAGGAGTTTCAGGCAAAAGGCGAAATCGTAGCAATGACTGGTGATGGTGTAAATGATGCACCTGCACTGGCACAGGCAGATGTGGGCATTGCCGTGGGTTCCGGTACGGACGTGGCTGCCGAAACAGCGGATATCATATTGGTAGACAGCGACCCGAGGGATGTGGTCAAACTGATTGACTTCGGCAAACTTACCTACAAAAAGATGGTACAGAACCTGATATGGGCGGTTGGCTACAACGTGGTGGCAATACCCCTTGCGGCAGGCGTACTCTATCCGAATTTTGTTTTAAGTCCCGCTATGGGTGCTGTGCTGATGAGTGTAAGCACCATTGTAGTGGCTATTAACGCAAGTTTTTTAAAAATCAAAAAATAA
- a CDS encoding TlpA family protein disulfide reductase, with the protein MLFGVGIARPQSREVGTANNQNITALNIGDQIPDALWNTPLQVVNHPQDKKNITLADYKGKLIILDFWSTWCGTCVAALPRLHELEKEFKDDVIILPMTDQKANEIKAFLKKNRVLSRLNLFSVTDDNTYKFHFPYTMLPHEVWISKSGEVQAITHSSDVTKENITSALKGNANSIAQKKDNLTYDDTRPLLLNNNGADGDFFVSRSIITLAIEGIPRSNALPKVNEKDSTFRVLSTNADIRRMYELAFRELLTMPPNRTKLELKEPFSVSEKRFLQDKYCYEWIAPLSVLKHFPQKVQADLNYHFGINGRMEKRNTKCYTIKIIGKTTIIPNKPEDGLQYLSAWVNKTNKDIQHIPVVNDFTDEKIAIPKIAHAIEDVEAVNRQLKPFGIAIVEDERVLDFFVISEL; encoded by the coding sequence ATGTTGTTTGGTGTCGGCATAGCCCGTCCGCAGTCCCGAGAAGTCGGGACTGCAAACAACCAAAACATCACCGCTTTAAACATCGGCGACCAAATCCCTGATGCTCTTTGGAACACACCTTTGCAGGTGGTGAACCACCCGCAGGACAAAAAAAACATCACCCTTGCCGATTACAAAGGCAAGCTGATAATATTGGATTTTTGGAGTACGTGGTGCGGTACTTGTGTAGCTGCATTGCCAAGACTTCACGAACTGGAAAAGGAGTTTAAAGACGATGTTATCATTTTACCGATGACAGACCAGAAAGCCAACGAAATAAAAGCATTCTTAAAGAAGAATCGAGTACTTTCCCGATTAAACTTGTTTTCAGTTACCGATGACAATACATATAAATTCCATTTCCCTTACACCATGTTGCCGCATGAGGTATGGATTAGCAAATCCGGCGAAGTACAAGCTATTACACACTCATCTGATGTAACAAAGGAAAATATTACTTCGGCATTGAAAGGCAATGCAAATAGCATTGCACAGAAAAAGGACAACCTTACCTATGATGACACACGTCCATTACTGCTTAATAATAATGGTGCTGACGGGGATTTTTTTGTTAGCAGAAGTATTATTACGTTAGCCATAGAAGGCATTCCTCGTTCAAATGCTCTACCAAAAGTGAACGAAAAAGATAGCACCTTTCGGGTACTATCTACCAATGCTGACATCCGCCGTATGTACGAACTTGCATTTAGAGAATTGCTAACAATGCCACCTAACCGGACAAAGCTGGAGTTGAAGGAACCATTTTCTGTTTCGGAGAAAAGGTTTTTACAGGATAAGTATTGCTACGAATGGATTGCCCCATTGTCAGTATTGAAGCACTTTCCCCAAAAAGTACAGGCTGACCTCAATTATCACTTTGGCATAAATGGGCGTATGGAAAAACGTAATACAAAATGCTATACCATTAAGATTATAGGGAAAACGACAATAATCCCCAATAAACCCGAAGACGGCTTACAATACCTTTCGGCTTGGGTAAACAAGACCAATAAAGATATACAGCATATTCCTGTTGTAAATGATTTTACTGACGAAAAAATAGCCATCCCAAAAATAGCACATGCTATTGAGGATGTGGAAGCTGTTAACAGGCAACTTAAACCATTCGGTATTGCCATCGTGGAAGATGAAAGAGTGCTGGATTTTTTTGTCATTTCTGAACTATAA
- a CDS encoding heme-binding domain-containing protein has product MPATHIERVYTVPQNVKAILVQSCYDCHSNNTHYPWYSRIQPGAWYMAEHIKKGKEELNFSEFGDYSVRRQRNKFRAMAGQVKDGEMPLSSYTLIHRNAVLSPEDKQVLIAWFGTMEDSIK; this is encoded by the coding sequence GTGCCAGCCACCCATATCGAAAGGGTGTACACCGTACCCCAAAATGTAAAGGCTATCCTTGTTCAGTCCTGTTATGACTGCCATAGCAACAATACCCATTATCCGTGGTACAGCCGTATCCAGCCCGGCGCATGGTACATGGCAGAGCATATAAAAAAGGGGAAAGAGGAACTCAACTTTAGCGAATTTGGCGACTATTCTGTCCGCAGGCAGCGAAACAAGTTCAGGGCTATGGCCGGGCAGGTTAAGGACGGGGAAATGCCATTGTCGTCATATACGCTAATTCATCGTAATGCAGTATTGTCACCGGAGGATAAGCAGGTTTTGATAGCGTGGTTTGGCACAATGGAAGACAGCATTAAATAA
- a CDS encoding DUF3347 domain-containing protein, with product MKNLTLSIIAVIMAFVTVSCNQASNKNEQSSSDTAVVSQEQSASQPKEDDTVAAPVVSETPSGQEAKATGKEEAKNFSIAPIVTDYLSLKNALVSDDDKAAASSGKKLLATLNKVDMKAVPADKHKKYMDIADDAKEHAEHIGENVGNIHHQREHLASLGEDLKDLIDLFGTSQTLYQDHCPMFNDGKGAVWFSENKEIKNPYYGSKMLTCGKVEKTINSK from the coding sequence ATGAAAAATCTAACATTATCAATCATTGCTGTTATCATGGCATTTGTAACAGTATCATGCAATCAGGCATCCAACAAAAACGAGCAGTCTTCAAGTGATACTGCTGTTGTATCACAAGAACAGTCAGCTTCCCAACCAAAAGAGGATGATACGGTAGCTGCGCCCGTTGTGAGTGAAACTCCGAGCGGTCAGGAAGCAAAAGCAACAGGAAAAGAAGAAGCAAAAAACTTTTCTATTGCGCCCATAGTTACCGATTATCTGTCCTTAAAGAACGCCCTTGTTTCGGACGATGACAAAGCTGCCGCCAGTTCAGGGAAAAAGCTGTTAGCTACCCTGAATAAAGTGGACATGAAAGCCGTTCCTGCCGATAAGCACAAAAAGTACATGGACATAGCGGACGATGCTAAAGAACACGCAGAACATATCGGGGAAAATGTCGGCAACATCCACCACCAGCGGGAACATTTGGCCTCGCTTGGCGAAGATTTGAAAGACCTGATTGATTTGTTCGGTACATCGCAAACATTGTATCAGGACCATTGCCCGATGTTCAATGACGGTAAGGGTGCTGTTTGGTTCAGCGAAAACAAGGAAATCAAAAACCCTTACTACGGTTCTAAAATGCTGACCTGCGGTAAGGTGGAAAAAACAATTAACAGCAAATAA